A single region of the Salvia miltiorrhiza cultivar Shanhuang (shh) chromosome 8, IMPLAD_Smil_shh, whole genome shotgun sequence genome encodes:
- the LOC130996665 gene encoding uncharacterized protein LOC130996665 — MSEPDGVGTGIIKHRGGSRCALDYAMEMAKEKGVTVEEVQLDVFERFHVTKSGDYTDGKFRAIAMKVNERIETLSQPVPGADEVPEVDRNEIFKSLIQPSKKKRLFGAGSLAHCYISGSSSADSAATSQLDSTAQQKLVEVQELLELERQERHQSEEKLRAELRARDEAQAQMQAQFQAQIQAQLRAQQEAFEQALSKLYSGRGGSSSSS; from the exons ATGTCTGAACCAGATGGAGTTGGAACAGGGATCATAAAGCATAGAGGTGGCTCAAGATGTGCTTTGGATTACGCCATGGAAATG GCAAAAGAGAAAGGAGTCACCGTAGAAGAGGTCCAGCTCGATGTGTTCGAAAGGTTTCACGTCACAAAATCTGGTGATTACACAGATGGGAAGTTTCGTGCTATTGCA ATGAAGGTGAATGAGCGTATTGAGACATTGAGCCAGCCTGTTCCCGGCGCAGATGAGGTGCCAGAGGTGGATAGGAATGAGATCTTCAAAAGTCTTATCCAGCCCTCGAAGAAGAAGAGATTGTTTGGTGCTGGCTCTCTTGCGCATTGCTATATTAGTGGTTCATCGAGTGCTGATTCTGCAGCGACCTCCCAGCTCGATTCCACTGCTCAGCAGAAGTTGGTGGAGGTGCAGGAACTGTTAGAGTTAGAGAGACAGGAGCGTCATCAAAGCGAGGAAAAGTTGCGAGCAGAGCTGAGGGCACGAGACGAGGCACAAGCACAGATGCAGGCACAGTTTCAGGCACAGATTCAGGCTCAGCTACGAGCTCAGCAGGAGGCGTTTGAGCAAGCTCTATCGAAGCTATATAGTGGTAGAGGAGgctcatcatcttcctcttga